Proteins from a genomic interval of Musa acuminata AAA Group cultivar baxijiao chromosome BXJ1-9, Cavendish_Baxijiao_AAA, whole genome shotgun sequence:
- the LOC103973525 gene encoding uncharacterized protein LOC103973525 has protein sequence MSMNMSSALSLSSHFHIRILPSCPSIPSRLRPAALRLLRSTPTGLSLSLHNSERRSSLRTLTIAASGSSPSPAPKMVKAIRVYELGGPEVLKWEDVEIGEPKEGEIRVRNKAIGVNFIDVYHRKGVYVKETPFTPGMEAVGVVTAVGPGLTDRQLGDVVAYAGNPMGSYSEEQVLPESVVVPVPPSIDNKIAASIMLKGMTAYVLLRRCYKVEAGHTVLIHAAAGGVGSLLCQWANALGATVIGTVSTEEKAAQAAEDGCHHVIVYTKEDFVARVNEVTSGNGVNVVYDSVGKDTFQGSLSCLRSRGFMVSFGQSSGRPDAVPLSDLASKSLFLTRPSLMHYTATRDELLAAAGEVFANVAAGILRGRVNHIYPLSDAARAHADLEARKTSGSIVLIIP, from the exons ATGAGTATGAATATGAGCTCAGCATTGTCGCTCTCATCCCATTTCCATATTAGAATTCTCCCCTCGTGTCCGTCCATTCCTTCTCGCCTTCGTCCAGCGGCCCTGCGCCTGCTGCGATCAACTCCTACCGGCCTCTCACTATCTCTACACAACTCCGAGCGAAGGTCTTCCCTGCGAACCCTCACAATCGCAGCTTCCGGTTCTTCTCCCTCGCCGGCGCCGAAGATGGTGAAGGCCATCAGGGTCTACGAGCTTGGCGGCCCCGAG GTTTTGAAGTGGGAGGACGTGGAGATCGGCGAGCCCAAGGAGGGCGAGATTAGGGTCAGGAACAAGGCCATCGGCGTCAACTTTATCGATGTTTACCACCGCAAGGGAGTGTACGTTAAAGAAACGCCCTTCACTCCTG GAATGGAAGCTGTTGGAGTAGTGACTGCTGTGGGCCCTGGTCTGACTGATAGACAACTTGGGGATGTTGTTGCTTATGCTGGTAATCCAATGGGTTCCTATTCCGAAGAACAAGTTCTTCCTGAAAGTGTTGTGGTTCCCGTTCCACCCTCCATTGATAATAAGATAGCAGCATCCATTATGCTTAAGGGAATGACTGCATATGTTTTACTCCGCCGATGCTACAAG GTTGAAGCTGGCCACACTGTTCTCATTCATGCTGCTGCAGGTGGGGTAGGCTCATTACTTTGTCAGTGGGCAAATGCACTTGGTGCCACGGTCATTGGAACTGTTTCAACCGAAGAGAAAGCAGCCCAGGCAGCAGAAGATGGATGCCACCATGTCATAGTATACACGAAGGAGGACTTTGTAGCCAGAGTAAATGAAGTAACATCAGGCAATGGAGTCAATGTTGTCTATGATTCTGTTGGAAAAGATACATTTCAG GGATCTTTGTCATGCTTGAGGTCCCGAGGTTTCATGGTCAGCTTCGGGCAGTCATCTGGAAGGCCAGATGCGGTTCCACTGAGCGACCTTGCTTCCAAATCCCTGTTCCTAACTAGGCCTAGTCTAATGCACTACACTGCAACTCGTGATGAACTGCTTGCTGCTGCAGGAGAGGTCTTTGCTAATGTTGCTGCAGGGATCCTGCGAGGGCGTGTGAACCATATCTATCCACTATCCGATGCAGCTCGGGCACATGCCGACCTGGAGGCAAGAAAGACTTCTGGTTCTATTGTGCTTATTATACCATAG